In one Hypanus sabinus isolate sHypSab1 chromosome 11, sHypSab1.hap1, whole genome shotgun sequence genomic region, the following are encoded:
- the LOC132401582 gene encoding uncharacterized protein LOC132401582 translates to MPNLCAPVLLGLDFQSHLESVTMVYDGPLPPLTVKNPQFCGTSSHTPLLTTHTHGHTHPIQNQANSCATDTCSLSTLKIPPPPLFANLTPDCKPVATKSRRYSAGDRAFIQSEVQRLLREGIIEPSTSPWRAQVVVVRTGQKNRMVVDYSQTINRFTQLDAYPLPRIADMVNQIAQYKVYSTIDLKSAYHQLPICPEDRPYTAFEVGGRLYHFLRVPFGVTNGVSVFQREMDRMVDQYQLQATFPYLDNITICGHDRPDHDANLQRFLQVAAALNLTYNRDKCVFGTTRLAILGYVVENGVIGPDPERMRPLLELPLPTTLKALRRCLGFFSYYAQWVPHYADKARPLVKSTSFPLSAEACAAFNCIKADIAKATMHAVDETAPFQVECDASDFALAATLNQEGRPVAFFSRTLQGSEIRHSAVEKEAQAIVEAVRHWRHYLAGKRFTVLTDQRSVAFLFSNQQRGKIKNDKILRWRIELSTYTYDILYRPGRLNEPPDALSRGTCASTQLDQLYALHAQLCHPGVTRFYHFVKARNLPYSLEDIRTMTRDCQICAECKPHFYCPDTAQLVKATRPFERLSVDFKGPLPSTDRNVYFLSVIDEFSRFPFAIPCPDTTATSVIKALRQLFTLFGYPCYIHSDRGSSFMSEELRQYLLARGIATSRTTSYNPRGNGQVERENATVWKATLLALKSKGLPVSRWQEVLPEALHSIRSLLCTSTNATPHERLFSFPRKSVTGTTLPVWLTSPGPVLLRKHVRSNKYSPLVERVHLLHANPQYAYVVLPDGREDTVSIRDLAPAGAADHYPEGSPVTVNPAPEVTPYSPGPTQTPHDTCIPGVSYAFIPGASHMHEGSPAPSGQEHAQPPSPVQSPMLPAPMRSQPVLRRSQRQIRPPDRLDL, encoded by the coding sequence atgcctaatctgtgtgcacctgtgctattggggctggacttccagagccatctcgaaagtgtgactatggtatacgacgggcccctcccaccactcactgtcaagaatcctcagttttgtgggacttcttcacataccccgctactgaccacacacacacacggacacacacatcccatccagaaccaggccaacagctgcgctaccgacacttgcagcctctccactctcaagatccctcccccaccgctgttcgccaacctgacccccgactgtaaacctgtggcaaccaaaagcaggaggtacagcgcgggggaccgggccttcattcagtcggaggtgcagcggctgctcagggaggggatcattgagccgagcacaagcccttggagggcccaggtggttgttgttcggactgggcagaaaaataggatggtggtggactatagtcaaaccatcaataggtttacgcagcttgacgcataccccctaccccgcatcgcggatatggtcaaccagattgctcagtataaggtgtactcgacaatagatctgaaatccgcttatcaccagctccccatctgcccagaggaccgcccctacaccgccttcgaggtgggcggccggctctatcacttcctgcgcgtccctttcggtgtcacgaatggtgtctctgtcttccagagggaaatggaccggatggtggaccagtaccaactgcaggccacatttccctatctggataacatcaccatctgtggtcatgacaggccagatcacgacgccaacctccaacggtttctccaagtggccgcagctctgaaccttacttataacagggacaagtgtgtttttggtaccacccgccttgctatacttgggtatgtcgtggaaaacggggttattgggcctgatcccgaacgtatgcgccccctgttagagctccctcttcccaccactctcaaggccctcagacggtgcctggggtttttttcctattacgcccaatgggtcccccattacgcagacaaggctcgccccctggtcaagtctacctcgtttcccctctctgctgaggcctgcgcggccttcaactgcattaaagcggacattgccaaagctacgatgcatgcagtggacgagaccgctcccttccaagtggagtgtgatgcctccgatttcgctctggctgctacccttaatcaggaaggcagaccagtagcattcttttctcgcaccctccaaggctctgaaattcggcactccgcggtggagaaagaagcccaggccatagtggaggctgttaggcactggaggcactatcttgctggcaaaagattcactgtgctgaccgaccagcgctcggttgcgttcctgttcagcaaccaacagcggggcaagatcaaaaatgataagattttgcggtggaggatagaactctccacctacacctatgatatcctgtaccggcctggcagactcaatgagccccctgatgccctatcccggggaacatgtgctagcacacagctcgaccagctgtacgcccttcatgcacaactttgccatccgggggtcacccgattttaccattttgtgaaagctcggaacctgccgtactccctggaggacatcaggacgatgaccagggactgccaaatttgtgccgagtgcaaaccgcacttctactgtcctgacacggcacaacttgtcaaggccacccgcccttttgaacgcctgagtgttgactttaagggcccccttccctccactgaccgcaatgtctattttctcagtgttattgacgagttctcacggttcccctttgccatcccctgccccgacaccactgccacgtccgtcataaaagccctgcgccagctcttcactctgttcgggtatccctgctatatccacagtgatagagggtcctcctttatgagtgaggagctgcgccagtacttgctagctaggggcattgctaccagtcggaccacgagttataatccccggggtaatggccaggtagagcgggagaatgccacagtgtggaaggccacacttttagcccttaagtccaaagggttgccggtctctcgatggcaggaggtcctccctgaggcactgcactctatccgctctctgttatgtacgtccaccaatgccacccctcacgaacgcctattctcttttcccaggaagtctgtcactgggaccaccctaccagtttggctgacgtccccggggccagtgctgctccggaaacatgtgaggagcaataaatactccccgctggtggagagggttcaccttctccatgcgaacccccagtatgcttacgtggtcttacctgatgggcgggaggacacggtctccatccgcgacctggcacccgcaggtgcagcagaccactaccctgaaggctctccggtaactgtgaaccctgcaccagaggtgacaccgtactcaccaggccctacacagactcctcacgacacttgtataccgggcgtttcgtacgcatttataccaggcgcctcgcacatgcatgagggatcaccggcgcctagtgggcaagaacacgcgcaacccccgtcccctgtgcaatcgccaatgttgccggcacctatgcggtcacagccggtgctacgtagatcgcagcgacagattcgaccgcctgatcggcttgacttgtaa